In one Chitinophaga sancti genomic region, the following are encoded:
- a CDS encoding YhdH/YhfP family quinone oxidoreductase, whose protein sequence is MTEPFKAVQVIEADGKFVLSIVDKLIDNLPPGDVIIKVHYSSLNYKDALSATGNKGVTRQYPHTPGIDAAGEVVSSTDDNWKPGDQVIVTGFDFGMNTSGGFQEYIRVPAKWLVRLPQGLSLRESMIYGTAGFTAALSVQALLKTGVQPADGKIVVTGASGGVGSIAVAILSKLGYQVTAVSSKQAEFLQSLGAVEVLPRAEMDDASGRVMLKPRFAGGIDTVGGNVLATVVKSLQYGAAVTACGMVNGGPLPLTVFPFILKGIQLLGIDSVEYPLGKRAAVWEAMATTWKPAQLTQLANEIPLEKLGESINQILAGKVQGRTLVRLA, encoded by the coding sequence ATGACGGAACCATTCAAAGCAGTACAGGTGATAGAAGCCGACGGGAAATTTGTTTTATCTATTGTTGATAAACTCATAGACAACCTGCCTCCGGGCGATGTCATCATTAAGGTACATTATTCCTCTCTCAACTATAAAGATGCCTTATCCGCAACGGGCAATAAAGGCGTAACCAGGCAATATCCACATACACCCGGTATAGATGCTGCCGGCGAAGTAGTGTCCTCTACTGACGATAACTGGAAACCCGGCGACCAGGTAATTGTAACCGGCTTCGACTTTGGCATGAATACCAGCGGAGGCTTCCAGGAGTACATCCGTGTACCGGCCAAATGGTTGGTGCGCCTGCCACAGGGCCTCTCACTCAGGGAGAGCATGATCTATGGCACGGCAGGGTTTACCGCCGCGTTGTCTGTACAGGCATTGCTGAAAACAGGGGTTCAACCTGCGGATGGCAAGATTGTGGTAACGGGTGCCAGTGGTGGCGTGGGTTCTATTGCAGTAGCTATCCTGAGTAAGTTGGGCTACCAGGTAACAGCAGTGAGCAGCAAGCAGGCGGAGTTCCTGCAATCACTGGGTGCGGTGGAAGTATTGCCACGTGCCGAGATGGATGATGCCAGTGGCAGGGTGATGCTGAAACCAAGATTTGCAGGTGGTATTGATACTGTAGGTGGCAACGTGCTGGCTACCGTGGTGAAGAGTTTGCAATATGGCGCGGCAGTAACTGCCTGTGGCATGGTGAATGGCGGCCCACTGCCTTTGACCGTATTCCCCTTTATCCTGAAAGGGATACAATTGCTGGGTATTGATTCTGTTGAATATCCATTAGGGAAAAGAGCTGCAGTGTGGGAAGCTATGGCGACTACCTGGAAGCCTGCGCAGCTAACACAACTGGCGAATGAAATTCCGCTGGAGAAATTAGGAGAGAGCATCAACCAGATATTAGCAGGAAAGGTACAGGGAAGAACCCTGGTAAGGCTTGCATAA